A stretch of the Aegilops tauschii subsp. strangulata cultivar AL8/78 chromosome 4, Aet v6.0, whole genome shotgun sequence genome encodes the following:
- the LOC109741251 gene encoding uncharacterized protein yields MAKNHLLLILLVAASVVASSATVTSSSSPSSTAYELLEKYGFPRGILPEGVRDYFLHPDGSFEVSLPGGCEINVGGFTLRYEGNVHGNIQSMLINALTGVSVKVAFQWVSINAVERHGDQLIFNAAVISKSFPVNNFSVSPRCNRIPGIAK; encoded by the coding sequence ATGGCCAAGAACCatctcctcctcatcctccttgTGGCTGCCTCTGTTGTGGCCTCTTCAGCCACCGTCACCTCGAGCAGCTCCCCCTCTTCAACAGCATACGAGCTGCTGGAGAAGTACGGCTTCCCGCGGGGAATCCTCCCGGAGGGTGTTCGAGACTATTTCCTCCACCCAGACGGATCCTTTGAGGTCTCCCTCCCCGGCGGCTGTGAGATCAATGTCGGGGGATTCACTCTCCGGTACGAAGGAAACGTGCATGGCAACATCCAGTCTATGTTGATTAACGCGCTGACAGGGGTGAGCGTCAAGGTTGCATTCCAATGGGTTAGCATCAATGCAGTTGAACGACATGGTGACCAGCTCATCTTCAATGCAGCCGTGATATCAAAATCGTTTCCTGTTAACAACTTCTCAGTGAGCCCGCGCTGCAACCGAATCCCCGGAATTGCAAAGTAG